The following proteins are co-located in the Dyadobacter chenwenxiniae genome:
- a CDS encoding TonB-dependent receptor, translating to MRNVTTYLFIFIISTLPFSSAFAQRSISGRVTDAEDGKALPGATIKASDIRGTQTDGAGNFNLRNISENISTLEVSYIGYQTLKLPISSESQLEIKLNKSTFQADEVIINATRANDKSAMAYSTVTAEAIDKQNLGQDLPVLLNFTPSLVSTSDAGAGVGYSGIRIRGSDATRINVTVNGIPYNDAESQGVFWVNMPDFASSVSSIQIQRGVGTSTNGSGAFGATVNINTNAFRQEAYAELNNSYGSFNTFKNTLKVGSGLIKDKFTFDARLSRVSSDGYVDRASSELHSYYLSGGFFGKKSFVRVNVFSGNERTYQSWNGVPEAKLRGDREGILSYIDRNGLSEKDAQNLLESDNRTYNSYTYKNEVDNYRQDHYQIVSSHNLSDKWIFNLNAFLVRGLGYYEQSRVGDEYSNYNLPNVVIGQDTLTSTDLIRRRWLDNYFYGSTFSLEYNSFKKLTASFGGGYNHYDGDHYGRIIWARNAGNVENDHQYYYSKGVKKDFNIYGKLYYQLTPKLNAFADLQFRTVNHNIQGTDNDQIALAFDESYSFFNPKAGLTYQLADQSSVYASYSVGNREPNRDDFTSSTAGLFPKSEQLQNVEAGFKTQRGIWAFSANYYLMAYKNQLVLTGQINDVGNSIRVNVPKSYRTGIELEGAIALSKALKWNVNATFSQNKIKDFTEYVINYDTGDYNTINHGKSDISFSPNAIAGSQLTYILRKDLEIALLSKYVGKQYLDNTSSETRKLDAYFTNDVRLSWTIRPNWAREISFNLLVNNVLEEKYESNGYTYGYFAGGALTQENFYFPQAGRNFLVGVNFRF from the coding sequence ATGCGAAACGTTACTACCTATCTGTTTATATTCATAATCAGCACATTACCATTCAGTTCTGCGTTTGCACAACGATCCATTTCCGGCCGTGTTACGGACGCGGAAGATGGAAAAGCATTGCCCGGAGCGACCATTAAAGCCAGCGATATCCGCGGCACGCAAACCGATGGCGCGGGGAATTTCAATCTGCGCAACATTTCTGAGAATATTTCCACATTGGAAGTCTCCTACATTGGCTATCAAACCTTGAAACTGCCCATTTCTTCTGAAAGCCAACTGGAAATCAAGCTTAACAAGAGCACTTTCCAAGCCGATGAAGTCATCATTAATGCAACCCGCGCCAATGACAAATCCGCTATGGCATACAGCACGGTCACAGCGGAAGCCATTGACAAACAAAACCTTGGACAAGATTTACCCGTTCTGCTCAACTTCACGCCTTCGCTCGTGAGCACGAGTGATGCAGGCGCGGGTGTGGGTTACTCGGGCATTCGTATACGCGGCTCGGATGCAACGCGCATCAATGTGACAGTGAACGGCATTCCGTATAACGATGCGGAAAGTCAGGGCGTTTTTTGGGTGAATATGCCGGATTTCGCTTCTTCGGTTAGTAGCATTCAGATTCAACGCGGCGTAGGCACTTCAACAAATGGGTCAGGCGCTTTTGGGGCAACGGTGAACATTAACACCAATGCTTTCCGGCAGGAAGCTTACGCCGAATTGAACAATTCTTACGGGTCTTTCAACACGTTCAAAAACACATTAAAAGTCGGTTCCGGGCTGATTAAGGATAAATTTACGTTTGACGCAAGGCTGTCGCGTGTTTCGTCGGATGGTTATGTGGACCGGGCTTCTTCGGAATTGCATTCTTATTATTTGTCGGGTGGATTTTTTGGTAAAAAGAGCTTTGTGCGGGTGAATGTGTTTTCCGGAAACGAGCGGACTTACCAATCCTGGAACGGCGTGCCGGAAGCCAAGTTACGCGGTGATCGCGAAGGGATTTTGAGTTACATTGATCGGAATGGTTTGAGCGAAAAAGATGCGCAAAACCTGCTGGAATCGGATAACCGGACTTACAATTCCTACACTTACAAAAACGAGGTGGACAATTACCGTCAGGATCATTATCAGATTGTTTCCTCGCATAATCTGAGCGATAAATGGATCTTTAATCTCAATGCATTTCTTGTACGCGGACTGGGTTATTATGAGCAATCGCGAGTAGGTGATGAATACAGCAATTATAATTTACCCAATGTCGTAATCGGCCAGGATACGCTTACCAGCACGGATCTGATCCGTCGCCGCTGGCTGGATAATTACTTTTACGGCTCCACTTTTTCATTGGAATACAATTCTTTCAAAAAGCTGACTGCCAGCTTCGGCGGTGGCTATAACCATTATGACGGCGACCATTACGGACGCATCATCTGGGCACGGAACGCCGGAAACGTTGAAAACGATCATCAATATTATTACAGCAAAGGCGTTAAGAAGGATTTCAACATTTACGGAAAGCTCTATTATCAGCTGACGCCAAAATTGAATGCATTTGCAGATTTGCAGTTCAGAACCGTAAACCATAACATTCAAGGCACTGACAATGATCAGATTGCGCTCGCATTCGATGAGTCTTACTCGTTCTTTAATCCAAAAGCAGGACTTACCTATCAATTAGCAGATCAAAGTTCTGTTTATGCGTCTTATAGTGTCGGAAACCGCGAGCCTAACCGGGATGATTTTACTTCGTCAACGGCAGGTTTGTTTCCCAAAAGCGAGCAGTTGCAGAATGTGGAAGCGGGCTTCAAAACGCAGCGCGGCATCTGGGCTTTCTCGGCGAACTATTATTTGATGGCTTATAAAAACCAACTCGTTTTGACCGGCCAGATCAATGATGTTGGAAATTCAATTCGCGTCAATGTTCCGAAAAGTTACCGCACGGGAATTGAGTTGGAAGGCGCCATTGCATTGAGCAAAGCTTTGAAATGGAATGTGAATGCAACATTCAGCCAAAACAAGATCAAAGACTTCACTGAATATGTCATCAATTACGACACGGGCGATTACAACACGATCAACCACGGAAAATCGGACATTTCTTTCTCGCCTAATGCCATCGCTGGAAGCCAGTTGACTTATATTTTGAGAAAAGATCTCGAAATAGCGCTGCTAAGTAAATATGTGGGAAAGCAATATCTGGACAACACATCATCCGAAACCCGAAAACTGGATGCTTATTTCACCAATGACGTTCGCCTCTCCTGGACGATCCGGCCGAACTGGGCGAGAGAGATTTCTTTCAATTTGCTAGTTAATAATGTGCTTGAAGAAAAATACGAATCCAATGGTTACACATACGGATATTTCGCTGGCGGCGCGTTAACGCAGGAGAATTTCTACTTCCCACAAGCCGGCAGGAATTTTCTGGTTGGGGTGAATTTTAGGTTTTGA
- a CDS encoding GH3 auxin-responsive promoter family protein — MKLVNDMTVWFLKRRFERIEQFMKNPIETQQRVFSELIETARYTEWGSKYNYGQIRTIKEFQDQVPVSTYEEIYPYIERVLRGEPNVMWPSQIDWFSKSSGTTNARSKFLPVSPEALEECHYEGGKDMMTLLINNRPDTMVFDGKGLSIGGTLHANPFDDYTQIGDVSAVIMQNLPSWAEFMRTPPLDVALMDHWESKLEKMASICSQEDVTSILGVPTWTIVLLDQILELTGKKNMLEVWPNFEVFVHGAVSFEPYRDLFTTKYFPSDQVLYLETYSASEGFFAIQDDVSRVGEMLLMLDYGIFYEFVPVEEVGKPHPKALLLDEVEIGKNYALVISTNAGLWRYLIGDTVKFTSKYPFRLKVSGRTKHFINAFGEEVIVENADYAVKIATQKTDSLVANYTAGPVYMGDGSRGRHEWIIEFTKEPDDREHFIALLDEALREVNSDYDAKRYKDMALLMPKVHFVPSGTFYAWMGKLHKLGGQNKVPRLSNNREYLDDLLGSI; from the coding sequence ATGAAGCTGGTTAACGATATGACTGTCTGGTTTTTGAAGCGGCGCTTCGAAAGGATCGAGCAGTTTATGAAAAACCCGATTGAAACCCAGCAACGCGTTTTTTCAGAGTTGATTGAAACAGCGCGGTACACGGAATGGGGAAGCAAATACAATTACGGCCAGATCAGGACGATCAAAGAGTTCCAGGATCAGGTGCCCGTTTCTACTTACGAAGAAATTTATCCATACATTGAGCGTGTGCTGCGCGGCGAGCCTAATGTAATGTGGCCATCCCAGATTGATTGGTTTTCAAAATCGTCGGGAACGACGAATGCACGCAGTAAATTTCTGCCGGTTTCCCCCGAGGCGTTGGAAGAATGCCATTACGAAGGTGGAAAGGATATGATGACTTTACTCATCAACAACCGGCCGGATACAATGGTTTTTGACGGCAAAGGCTTGTCCATTGGCGGCACTTTACACGCAAATCCTTTCGACGACTACACCCAGATCGGCGATGTTTCTGCGGTGATTATGCAAAATCTGCCTTCCTGGGCTGAGTTCATGCGCACGCCGCCGCTGGACGTAGCATTAATGGATCATTGGGAAAGCAAGTTGGAAAAAATGGCTTCTATTTGCTCTCAGGAAGATGTAACGAGCATTTTGGGCGTCCCCACCTGGACTATAGTGTTATTAGATCAGATCCTGGAACTCACGGGAAAGAAAAATATGCTCGAAGTTTGGCCAAATTTTGAGGTGTTCGTCCATGGGGCTGTTTCTTTTGAGCCATACAGGGATTTGTTTACGACAAAATATTTTCCGTCGGATCAGGTTTTATATCTTGAAACTTACAGCGCTTCGGAAGGCTTCTTTGCCATTCAGGATGATGTAAGTAGGGTTGGAGAAATGCTGTTAATGCTTGATTATGGCATTTTTTATGAGTTTGTCCCGGTTGAGGAAGTGGGTAAGCCGCATCCGAAAGCATTGCTTTTAGATGAAGTGGAGATAGGGAAAAATTATGCGCTGGTTATTTCTACAAACGCCGGTTTATGGCGCTATCTGATCGGAGACACGGTTAAGTTTACCTCAAAATATCCGTTCAGACTTAAAGTAAGCGGCAGGACGAAACATTTTATCAATGCATTTGGCGAGGAAGTGATTGTGGAGAATGCAGATTATGCCGTGAAAATAGCAACGCAAAAAACAGATTCGCTCGTTGCCAATTACACGGCAGGACCGGTTTACATGGGCGACGGCTCGCGCGGGCGGCATGAGTGGATCATCGAATTCACCAAAGAGCCTGACGACCGCGAACATTTTATTGCTTTGCTGGATGAAGCGCTCCGGGAAGTAAATTCCGATTACGACGCTAAACGTTATAAGGATATGGCACTGCTGATGCCCAAAGTCCATTTTGTCCCTTCAGGCACATTTTACGCCTGGATGGGGAAACTTCACAAGCTCGGCGGCCAAAATAAGGTTCCAAGACTAAGTAACAACCGGGAATATCTGGATGATCTGCTTGGAAGCATTTAG
- a CDS encoding GlsB/YeaQ/YmgE family stress response membrane protein produces MGIITWIIVGLIAGAIAKAIHPGKDPGGFIVTILIGIAGAVVGGWISSMLGYGTVDGFNIGSLFVAILGAVILLFIYRKFSTRS; encoded by the coding sequence ATGGGAATCATCACTTGGATCATCGTCGGCCTGATTGCAGGCGCAATTGCAAAGGCAATTCACCCTGGGAAAGACCCGGGTGGTTTCATTGTTACAATTCTGATCGGTATTGCCGGCGCCGTTGTAGGTGGCTGGATTTCTTCAATGCTTGGTTACGGCACCGTGGATGGTTTCAACATCGGAAGTCTTTTCGTCGCTATTTTAGGAGCAGTAATATTGCTCTTTATTTATAGAAAGTTTAGTACGAGGTCTTAA
- a CDS encoding DegT/DnrJ/EryC1/StrS family aminotransferase — protein sequence MIPFLDLNEVNAPYLNAIEAASLRVIRSGWYILGNELRSFETAFATYCNVTHCVGVANGLDAITLILMAYGFPEDSEIIIPANTYIASVLPVAYLGFKPIFVEPDPVTMLLDPDKIAQKITPLTKAIIAVDLYGRSCEMEPIMTLASQYGLKVIADAAQAHGAIYKNKKIGSIADATAFSFYPTKNLGALGDAGAITTSDDALAEKIRYLRNYGSLVRYKNDYQGVNSRLDEIQAAILNVKLPFLDAENDRRRAVAARYLNEIQVRDLTLPPADRIQDDAWHLFVIRHPDRPQFIAHLDANGIQTNVHYPLPIHMQQAFLEYRDLQLPITERIHNEVISLPLNAVLTDEEVTYIIQTVNQFNYQQ from the coding sequence ATGATCCCTTTTCTGGATTTAAACGAGGTTAATGCTCCTTATCTCAACGCCATTGAAGCAGCCTCGCTCCGGGTGATCCGTTCTGGTTGGTATATTTTAGGAAATGAGTTGAGATCGTTTGAGACAGCGTTTGCAACTTACTGTAATGTAACACATTGCGTAGGCGTAGCCAATGGGCTCGATGCGATCACGCTGATCCTGATGGCGTATGGGTTTCCGGAAGACAGTGAAATTATTATTCCTGCAAACACTTATATCGCTTCCGTTTTACCGGTTGCTTACCTGGGTTTTAAACCAATTTTCGTCGAACCGGACCCGGTAACAATGCTTTTGGATCCCGATAAAATTGCGCAAAAAATTACTCCGTTAACGAAAGCGATTATAGCCGTTGACCTTTACGGGCGCAGTTGTGAAATGGAACCGATCATGACGCTGGCTAGTCAGTATGGCCTGAAAGTGATTGCGGATGCTGCACAGGCGCATGGGGCAATTTATAAAAACAAAAAGATTGGCAGCATTGCCGATGCGACAGCATTCAGTTTTTATCCCACAAAAAATCTGGGTGCGCTTGGCGATGCAGGTGCCATCACTACCAGTGATGATGCGCTCGCAGAAAAAATCAGATATCTGCGTAACTACGGATCTTTGGTAAGATATAAAAATGATTATCAAGGTGTTAATAGCCGTTTGGATGAAATTCAGGCTGCAATATTAAATGTTAAGCTGCCATTTTTAGATGCTGAAAATGACCGTAGGCGGGCCGTCGCAGCGCGTTATCTTAACGAAATCCAGGTCAGAGACCTTACTTTGCCGCCCGCCGATCGGATTCAGGACGACGCATGGCATTTGTTTGTGATCCGGCATCCTGACCGCCCCCAATTCATTGCTCATTTAGACGCTAACGGAATCCAGACGAATGTGCATTATCCATTGCCCATTCACATGCAACAGGCTTTCCTGGAATATCGGGATTTACAACTGCCGATTACAGAACGTATTCACAACGAAGTAATTAGCTTACCATTAAATGCCGTGCTGACGGATGAGGAGGTCACTTATATCATTCAAACCGTTAATCAATTTAATTATCAGCAATGA
- a CDS encoding sugar 3,4-ketoisomerase, translated as MPLLVELNTFNTGAGNLTVFEKIIPGTIKRVFYIYGAGESQRGGHRHHKTWNALICIHGSCRVYSNDGEKEEYFILDNPTSCLILEPKDWHIMDSFSDDAILIVLSNEYYDIADYIDEPYLLNQIVSQ; from the coding sequence ATGCCGCTATTAGTTGAGTTGAATACCTTTAACACCGGTGCCGGCAATCTGACCGTATTCGAAAAGATTATTCCAGGCACGATTAAGCGTGTGTTTTACATTTATGGCGCAGGTGAGTCCCAGCGCGGAGGACACAGGCACCACAAAACATGGAATGCGCTGATCTGCATCCACGGAAGCTGTCGGGTTTATTCCAATGATGGAGAAAAAGAAGAATATTTCATCCTCGATAACCCCACCTCCTGTCTAATTCTGGAACCAAAGGATTGGCACATTATGGATTCATTTTCTGACGATGCAATTCTCATCGTGCTTTCGAACGAATACTACGATATCGCCGATTACATTGACGAGCCCTATTTGCTGAATCAGATCGTATCGCAATGA
- a CDS encoding SbcC/MukB-like Walker B domain-containing protein, translated as MIPIYLKIKGLYSYQTEQEIHFNALTDASLFGIFGAVGSGKSSILEAITFALYGDTERLNKSGDDRTYNMMNLRSDELLIDFECIAGKNAERYRFTVRGKRNSKNFKDVKTFDRRGYIWQDENWVPLLETENAESIIGLSYDNFRRTIIIPQGRFQEFIELRDAERTRMMKELFQLEKYDLSRNVGSLSKQNDLAISNVDGQLTGLGEVTGEMVAAEEKRREEVRVEIQKVSEALHIQTELEAAFQKLKLTAEKVMLLQTQLQAMETQRPQMQEREAMLKIFETCSLHFKSILDQKNTLNASIARDQKIFENNKTRLDELTKLAEKQQELLTRLQPQYEKREELLDTADELEKIIQIIDNRTSAAKRKEALTRGTEQLKEKEASIARLIKQKQDSEAENEQRKNALSDIQEISEIGSWFTTCDALIEKRQSVKAEAEALQADITAQQRLLIAKINEVNAAFALNLPENPPLEAFQGAIQVFLTKTGAESRDKNRELLSLHTKLALHQYAGAIVDGEPCPLCGSADHPAVLHADSAVNEHIKLAESEVLVLTKRENDIRATQAPVERIYNQIDNLEKLKATIKHRWADVKTQIDAHDKLFVWNKFDKNDRAGFNKQFAEITKNQADIKEADVRIKALILQIETENLEKTEQIEKPLQSLKDEILRFENTVLTLAGQLQKVNLREFEDQSKPAILEKTTAFRNSYKEITSLFEQSEKNLDGVQKERDVLSGAQGTLKTTLDSSQRDLANLQANVEAQLKAFDFESEERVKEILQKPIQIDFERKAIETFKYALDTTSRDLENLLKENAEQQYDRQQHETIIKAKEILTESLNALRKEEGGLDRLLKKMAEDLAKKAALLTEKARLQLRKEHLDDLGKLFRSSGFVDYASSIYLQNLIQAANHRFHQMTHQQLHLELGEGNSFWVRDLLNGGHLRLLKTLSGGQKFQAALSLALALADHIHVRNGSKHNFFFLDEGFGSLDKNALQTVFETLKSLRKENRIVGIISHVEDLQQEIQTYLSIEETEEGSRIVPSWK; from the coding sequence ATGATCCCAATCTATCTTAAAATCAAAGGCCTGTATTCTTACCAGACAGAGCAGGAAATTCATTTCAATGCACTGACGGATGCGTCTTTATTCGGGATTTTTGGCGCGGTAGGAAGCGGGAAGTCTTCTATTCTTGAAGCGATTACATTTGCATTGTACGGCGATACCGAGCGGCTTAACAAGTCGGGGGATGACCGCACGTACAACATGATGAACCTGCGTTCAGATGAGTTACTCATTGATTTTGAATGTATTGCAGGGAAAAATGCAGAGCGTTACAGGTTCACCGTTCGTGGAAAAAGAAATAGTAAGAATTTCAAGGATGTAAAAACATTTGACCGGCGCGGCTATATCTGGCAGGACGAAAACTGGGTCCCGCTTCTGGAAACTGAAAATGCGGAAAGCATTATCGGGCTGAGCTATGACAATTTCCGTAGGACGATCATTATTCCGCAAGGGCGTTTTCAGGAATTCATTGAGCTGAGAGATGCCGAGCGGACGCGGATGATGAAAGAGCTTTTTCAGCTCGAAAAGTATGATCTGAGCCGTAATGTGGGATCATTAAGCAAGCAAAATGATCTTGCCATTTCCAATGTGGACGGCCAGTTAACAGGCTTGGGCGAGGTGACGGGCGAAATGGTGGCAGCCGAGGAAAAGCGCCGCGAAGAAGTGCGGGTCGAAATCCAGAAGGTCAGTGAAGCGTTACACATTCAAACTGAACTGGAAGCAGCGTTTCAAAAGTTGAAATTAACGGCTGAAAAAGTGATGTTGCTGCAAACTCAGTTGCAAGCAATGGAAACCCAGCGCCCTCAAATGCAGGAACGGGAGGCAATGTTAAAGATTTTTGAAACTTGTTCGCTGCATTTCAAATCAATCCTGGATCAAAAAAACACATTGAATGCCAGCATTGCGCGCGATCAAAAGATTTTTGAAAACAACAAGACCAGGCTGGACGAACTGACTAAGCTGGCTGAAAAACAGCAGGAATTACTAACTCGCCTTCAACCGCAATATGAAAAGCGCGAGGAGTTGCTGGACACAGCCGATGAATTGGAAAAAATTATTCAAATCATTGATAACAGGACTTCCGCGGCGAAACGGAAAGAAGCTTTGACACGCGGAACCGAACAGTTAAAAGAAAAAGAAGCCTCCATAGCGCGCTTAATCAAACAAAAGCAGGACAGTGAAGCCGAAAATGAGCAGCGGAAAAACGCCCTTTCCGATATTCAGGAAATCAGTGAGATAGGGTCATGGTTCACAACGTGTGATGCATTGATTGAGAAACGGCAATCCGTGAAAGCGGAAGCGGAAGCATTGCAAGCCGACATTACGGCTCAGCAACGATTGCTCATCGCGAAAATCAATGAAGTGAATGCAGCTTTTGCGCTTAACCTTCCGGAAAATCCTCCACTGGAAGCTTTTCAAGGTGCTATTCAGGTTTTTTTGACCAAAACAGGGGCAGAATCGAGAGATAAAAATCGCGAATTGCTTTCGCTGCATACGAAACTTGCGTTGCATCAATATGCAGGAGCGATCGTGGACGGTGAGCCTTGTCCGTTGTGCGGTTCAGCGGACCATCCGGCGGTTTTACATGCTGACAGTGCTGTGAATGAACACATTAAGCTTGCTGAAAGTGAAGTTTTAGTCCTAACCAAAAGAGAAAACGATATTCGCGCAACACAAGCGCCGGTTGAAAGGATTTATAATCAAATTGATAATCTGGAAAAGCTGAAAGCGACTATTAAGCATCGCTGGGCGGATGTAAAAACACAAATTGACGCGCATGACAAGCTTTTCGTCTGGAATAAATTTGATAAAAACGACCGCGCTGGTTTTAATAAACAATTTGCAGAAATCACTAAAAATCAGGCTGATATAAAGGAAGCGGATGTGAGGATTAAGGCGTTGATTTTGCAAATTGAAACTGAAAATTTAGAAAAAACGGAGCAGATCGAAAAACCGTTGCAGAGCTTGAAAGATGAGATTTTGCGGTTTGAGAATACAGTTCTGACATTAGCAGGGCAACTTCAAAAAGTAAATTTAAGAGAGTTCGAAGACCAATCTAAGCCAGCGATCCTGGAAAAAACAACAGCTTTTAGAAACAGTTACAAGGAAATTACAAGCCTTTTTGAGCAATCAGAAAAGAATTTGGATGGTGTTCAGAAAGAAAGAGATGTGCTTTCCGGCGCGCAGGGAACATTAAAAACAACACTGGATTCCAGCCAGCGCGACCTTGCTAATCTGCAAGCCAATGTTGAAGCGCAGTTAAAAGCATTCGATTTTGAATCAGAGGAACGGGTTAAGGAAATTCTGCAAAAGCCGATTCAGATTGATTTTGAAAGAAAAGCGATCGAAACATTCAAATATGCTTTGGATACGACTTCGAGGGACTTGGAAAATCTTCTAAAGGAAAATGCGGAGCAGCAGTATGATCGGCAGCAGCACGAAACGATCATCAAGGCCAAAGAAATTTTAACGGAAAGCCTGAATGCATTGCGTAAAGAAGAAGGCGGATTGGATCGGTTATTAAAGAAGATGGCCGAAGATCTGGCAAAAAAAGCAGCATTGCTAACTGAAAAAGCGCGTTTGCAGTTACGCAAGGAGCATTTAGACGATCTTGGCAAGTTGTTCCGTTCGAGCGGTTTTGTAGACTATGCATCCAGCATTTATCTGCAAAATCTGATTCAGGCCGCCAATCATCGTTTTCATCAAATGACGCACCAGCAACTGCATTTGGAATTGGGAGAAGGCAATAGCTTTTGGGTCAGGGATTTGTTGAATGGCGGGCATTTGCGCTTGTTGAAAACATTATCCGGCGGGCAGAAATTTCAGGCAGCATTATCACTTGCATTGGCGCTGGCAGATCATATTCATGTCAGGAATGGTTCAAAACATAACTTTTTCTTTTTGGATGAAGGTTTCGGTTCGTTAGACAAAAATGCGTTACAAACCGTTTTTGAAACATTGAAATCACTGAGAAAGGAAAACCGCATAGTCGGAATCATCAGCCACGTCGAAGATTTGCAACAGGAAATCCAGACGTATCTGAGCATTGAGGAAACGGAGGAAGGCAGTCGTATTGTGCCTAGTTGGAAGTGA
- a CDS encoding S41 family peptidase, which produces MKIKLLLAILSISAAVLSCKEKNVDPATDTETNQWIYENMKYWYYWNDNMTTKPDYSKEPASFFESLLYRYDAALRPDGDRFSWIQESAEELEASLGGQSKASGMEYKLTYFPTGSQNVIGVVLYVLPDSPAAKAGFKRGDIFSSVSGQKLTGSNYSKLLNSQERLTYTLATINAEGTLTEGTTTRDITPVVLQEDPVFFDTTYNIGTNKIGYVVYHQFIPEPYQTNNKQYDKKLDDIFNSFKNANVNALIVDLRYNPGGYVSSATNLGSLIAKATANDVFYYKEYNTEVTETNMKKYGESYFYDKFASKSQNIGSQLDNVVFLVSSRSASASELLINGLKPYMNVTLVGGKTVGKNVGSVTLTDPKKKVKWGLQPIVSKSLNKDKKSDYNVGFTPDIVANEGNILYPYGNPKDPLLSEALFKITGTRVTRQLKNARTLQEEDSQEITSTIQRKAGGSNMFYDK; this is translated from the coding sequence ATGAAAATAAAACTATTACTGGCCATTCTTTCCATCAGCGCGGCAGTGCTTTCATGCAAAGAGAAAAATGTAGACCCTGCCACTGACACGGAAACCAATCAATGGATCTACGAAAATATGAAATACTGGTATTACTGGAATGATAACATGACCACGAAGCCAGATTATTCCAAAGAGCCCGCCTCATTTTTCGAGTCGTTGCTTTACAGATATGACGCTGCATTACGTCCCGATGGCGACCGGTTTTCCTGGATTCAGGAGAGTGCGGAGGAACTGGAAGCGTCCCTGGGAGGTCAATCAAAAGCTTCGGGAATGGAATATAAGCTTACCTACTTCCCGACTGGCAGCCAGAACGTGATCGGCGTCGTGCTTTATGTGCTTCCGGATTCTCCCGCGGCCAAAGCAGGCTTCAAGAGAGGCGATATTTTTAGCAGCGTGAGCGGCCAGAAACTGACGGGCTCCAATTACAGCAAACTCCTTAATTCCCAGGAAAGACTGACTTACACGCTGGCGACTATCAATGCAGAAGGGACTTTGACAGAAGGAACAACAACACGCGACATTACGCCCGTGGTTTTACAGGAAGATCCTGTTTTCTTTGACACAACCTATAACATTGGTACGAATAAAATTGGCTATGTCGTTTACCACCAGTTCATTCCGGAGCCTTACCAAACCAATAACAAGCAGTATGACAAAAAGCTGGACGACATTTTCAACTCGTTCAAGAATGCAAATGTTAATGCGCTGATTGTTGATCTGCGCTATAATCCGGGCGGTTATGTGAGTTCTGCAACGAATCTGGGGAGTTTGATTGCGAAAGCGACCGCCAATGATGTTTTTTATTACAAGGAATACAACACGGAGGTGACGGAAACGAACATGAAGAAATATGGAGAATCCTATTTTTACGACAAGTTTGCCAGCAAAAGTCAGAACATTGGTTCCCAGCTTGACAATGTTGTTTTCTTAGTTTCTTCTCGTTCGGCTTCGGCGAGCGAGCTTTTGATTAATGGGTTGAAGCCTTACATGAATGTGACGCTGGTGGGCGGTAAAACGGTTGGTAAAAATGTAGGTTCTGTCACATTAACGGATCCGAAAAAGAAGGTGAAATGGGGATTGCAGCCTATTGTTTCAAAATCTTTAAACAAAGACAAAAAATCTGATTACAATGTGGGGTTCACGCCTGATATCGTGGCTAATGAAGGCAACATTCTCTATCCATACGGAAATCCCAAAGACCCTTTGCTCAGTGAAGCACTATTTAAAATCACAGGAACGCGCGTTACGCGGCAGTTGAAAAATGCCCGCACATTACAAGAAGAAGATAGTCAGGAAATTACGTCTACAATTCAGCGGAAAGCGGGAGGAAGCAATATGTTCTATGATAAATAG